From the Paraflavitalea soli genome, the window CGTGAGCAAGGGCACGCATAGGTTGCTGATAGGGTTTATATTGGGCAATAAGTACAATGACCGGTGCCCGGAAAAATTGTGGTAGTTGGTAAGGTCACTTCATTATCTTTGTCCTGTTATTGATTCACGTTCCCCTTTAACCCTGGTTAACCATTTTGCGTGATAAAGGCTAGTGTTATTGATGGTATTATTCCTGGCTTTTGCCAGTCTAATCAATCCAGGATAATGAATAAACAAAACAATCCGCCTTATTGGATTGGCTATTTTTGTCTGCTCCCATTAATAGGTGCATTTATTGGCATCGCACTGATTTACATGGGCATTTCTAGATACAAAAGCAAGCCCTTGGTTGCAATAGGTTTTGCAGGAGTAATGATCACTGTAGTTACATACTATTTTATCTTCTATGATATGCGGTACGGCGCCAATACTGCAAGAGGGTATGCAAAGCTCTCTCAAATGCAAATTAACAGCCTGGCTAATAGTGTTGAATACTATAAAGTGAAAAGGGGAGTTTATCCAGATAGTTTGGAACAACTTAAAGAAATGGACCCGCTAATAGATATTAGTGATCCTCTTCTGCTTCGCAGAATGGATAAAAATTTTAATGCTAATTTTTATTATGAAAAAGCAGGCGGCAAATATATCTTGCTTTCAATAGGTATTGATGGTGTTGCACACACAGCAGATGATATTTATCCCGTAGCTGACAGTAGTTCCAACTTGGAAATAAATCAATAAAATTGTAAGCTCATCAATTGGGTCTCAAACAAAACACCCCGCTACGTGCAAATCGATGGGTTCGGTGAACTTATCAAAGTAAAAGGCCGTCCCTGTTTTACATAACAAAGACGGCCTTTTTCTTATTTACCTATAGTAACCCTTTCCTGTTCTTACTATTGTAATGTCACTACTTCTGTAACGATCCGAGTAGGTCCCGGATTAGGATACCCATACCTTAAATAGAAGGTATGAGTGGCAGGATCATACGTATTGTTGTAAATACCAACGGTAGGCAAATTAGCGATGGAAGCAACAGTGCCGGTATTGCCGGCACCCGGTGTAATAGTTACCGTGTTATTCGCATTGACGGTAATGTTCATGCTCCCGGACGCAGCACCCAGATCACCTATTAGTCTGTTTACCGTATTGGCATTGACAGTGGTTAATGCCAGATCTTCCAGGTCAATAGCCCGTGGTGAGGTAGGGTGTTCAAAATAGCCTACAGAAGTATATAGGCCGTCGTATTGGTTTTTGGCAACAATGGCCACGATGCCCGAACTCAGGTTCCCGCTAATGGTATAGCCCGATTTGTCAACCGCAGTGATCTGGTAGCCAAGTGCCCAGGCCCCCGCGAAATCAGAAGGCTTAAACTTCACCTGGAGATAACCCGTATGCGACCCTTGGGGGATCGTTACCACATTGCCGGCATTGAGCACGGTAAACATATTTGCAGTGGGTATTTGGTAATCCGTGCCATTGGCCGCATTGTAATCAGTGACCAGTGAATTTTTCTGGGTGAGCGTAACCTTGATGTCTTCCGGTGCACTATTTGCCGTAGCCAGGTTCACCGGGATGAAATTAAGCGTGGTATCCCGGTTGACGGGATCAAAGACCAGGCCAAGGAAATTGCTGGCCGAACTTGCATTCACTTTTACTTCGATCATCTTTGGATTGCTGCCATGGGTGGATTGTATCAATCCGTCATCATAGTCCTTATCTTTTAAGCAGCTCACCATGCCAATACCCAGCGACAGGAAGAGTGCCAGTAGGCTTATTAATCTTATGGATAGTTTCATAACGCTGAAATTTTGTGGTAAATGATGTTTAAGGCTGCCAGAACAATTTGGAGGTGAATTGATCCACTTTCCCCTGGGCGTTCACATTGGCACTGTTGGTGGTATACTCGCTCTGTGCGTAAAGCAACCGTACAGGAAGTGAATTGGCCAGCCTGGCTGGGTTCACGGATATATATCCCTTATTGGGGATCATATCCAGCCTGCGCAGATCACTCCAGGTTTCCAGCGGATTAATGCCACCCAATGCAATGTATTTCTGGTAGGCAATGAATTTGGCTTTTGACAGTGGTGTTGCACCTGCATTGTCCCAGTCCGCAATAGCCTGCGTGGTCAAATACGTATTGGCAGCTGCCACGGCATTGGGTACACCCAGCCATATAAAGGATTCCCGCACGGCATTTTCATAAGCCACTTTTGCATCGCCGGTCATCCAGCCGCGGGCAATCGCTTCTGCTTCCAGGAACATACTTTCAACCGATGTAAGTATCCATTGGCTTTGCGTAGCATCCCTTGCCAGGCCGGGGCCTACGGCCGAGGTCGCTGCACCGGCGGGATTGCCGGCAGCCAGGCCATATACATTACCACTGATCGCTCCGCCATTGGCAGGTGTTTTAAAGACCCGGGCAAGCCGGGGATCAGCGGTGGAGTTGAGCAGGTTCACAAAATAAGTATTGGCCCTGGTACTCGGGCTGGCATCTGCGTTGGTAGGCGTGAGGCCATAGTTGGCATAGAACGGCGATTGCTTGTTGAGGGCATTGCTATAGCCGGGGTTTACATCGATGCTCTCACCGGAATGCAATACACCACCATTGGCTACGATCTTCGCTATCTCCGCAGCCGGGTTGAATCCACTCACCTGCGATTGCCTGATCAGCAGCCGCAGCTTGAGTGTATTGGCAAATTTGACCCATAAAGTGATATTGCCATTATTCACCACATCGGCATTGGTAAAAGATGCCCGGGGCGCTTGCTTGAAATAAAGGATGGCCGAATCCAGGCTTTTCTGCAGCGCATCGTACACATCTTTGGCATTATCATAAACAGGTTGCGTGTATTTGTCATTCTGGAAAGCCTGCGAATAGGGAATATTACCGTACATGTCTACCAGGTCCTGAAATAACTTGGCCGAGAGTACCATGGCGGCGCCTGCCAGCAGGGAATCGCCATTGGGCTGTGCTTTTACCTTCACCCGGTTAAGATCGTACAACACATTGTACTGATTTTGCCACAAGGCGTCGGCGAAACTAAAATCTATATTGTAGCTCGTCTCATCCTGCTGAATAGCATAGTCGCCGGCCGAGGCCCAGTAGCCCATCCAGTTTTCGAGGAACCGGAAATTACCGCTGGCCGATCTGGCGCCGGTAGCATGGGCCGCCTGCGGAAAGATGAGTTGGGCCGTAATATTATCATCCGTTACCCGGTTGGGATCCTTGTTCACATCCAGGTATCCCTTTTTACATCCCGCAAACACGGCGGCAGCGGATAGTATGATAAGGAAAAGTCTATTGTTTATTGTTTTCATTATAATCAGTTTAGAATGATTAGAATTGTACAGCTATAGATCCACCAAACAGCCTGGAGGCAGGTGACTGGAAAGAACTGCTCAAGCCAAAGGTGTTGCCGGTGGATGAATAGTTGAATTCCGGATCGCCCCATTGATTGGATTTAGGTACAAATAACAGCAGGTTTCTGCCAATGGCACTTACCGTTACTTTCTTAAGTATGGTTTGATTGCCAAACCACTTCAGCGGCAGTACATAGGAAATATTTACTTCCCTTAAACGCCAGGCGGCAGCACTCGCAAAGTAGTTGGTAGCGATCGCCGTATTGAGGGCCGCGCCTGTCCAGAAGGAATAATTACCATCCTGCACCTGGATATTCGTATTGGGTACATATTTAGAACCATCCCACACAGAAGAGTTGGGGAATACAAAACGCTCACGGCCATAATCTGCACTGCGTGCAGAAATACCGGCAAAGTCTTCATCACTGCCCAGGCCTGAGTAGAAGTTATGACCGCCTTTGTACTCCCAGGTCATGCTTACCGAGAAATTACCCAGGGTATAAGAAGGAGATATACCTACTACCCACAGCGGTAATGAACGGCCTTTTACGACCAGTTCAGAAGCCTGTGAAGGATAGCCTGTTTTCGCATCTACGATCACCCGGCCCAGTGAATCCCGCACATAATCTGTCAATTGGAAAGAAAAAGCAGGTTTGCCTACCACCGCAATATTATTGGCAGTAGGAGAGCTTACGGAATTTTGAAGGAAGCCAGAGTTACCGCCGATCACCACCGGTATATTGTTGAGCGTGCTCAATACTTCGTTGTCGTTATAAGTAGCATTCACCTTGAGATCAATACGGCCCTTGCCGATATTCACTACAGGGTTGAGGCCCAGGTCCAGTTCCACACCATAGTTCTTAAAGCTGGCGGCATTGGCCAGGCCGATGGTGTAACCCGTGGTGGAAGATTGTGATACCTGCAATATCTGGTTATCAGATTTCTGGTTGAAGTAAGTAGCTTCCACGTTGATCCTGTTCTTTAAGAAGCCCAGTTCTGCGCCCACCTCAAAGGTCTTTACAAACTCTGGTTTCAGGTTGGGATTGGGAATGGTTTGATTGGCCGTAAAGCCAGCCACATTGCCATAAGGGAATCCACCGGGTTGTGAATAAGTGGCCTGCAGGGAATAAACGGGTATGTTTACGTTACCCGATTTGGAGTAAGCGGCCCTTACCTTGGCAAAATTAATGATCTCACTGTTCTTGATACCGGGAATGGCATCAGACAACACGACGGCGCCATTGATGCCGGGATAGAAGAAAGAGCGGTTGGTTTGCAGCAAACGGCTATCCCAGTCATTTCTGCCGGTTACTTCCAGGAAGGCCCAATCCCTGAAGTTGATGCCGATACTACCGTAAGCAGAGAGCAGCCTGCTTTCGGTATTGGCATTACTGGGATAAAGTGGCACATTGGCATCACCACTGCGTACCGCTACATTATAGAGATAAGGTACCACCAGGTTATTACCTCCAAGCGATACATCTTTGGAGCGGTTGTTGCGCACCATACCACCGGCGAGGTACCGGATGTTGAAGTCTTTGTTGATGTCCTTATCACCATTCAAAAAGTAATCCAGGTTGATCGTGCTGGTCTGTGCCTGATCATCAAATACACTGCCCGGCCGGTTGGTGAATTGCGTAGCATTGCGGTGGGCTACAGCCCAGTCCGACACTACTACCGGGGCTG encodes:
- a CDS encoding type II secretion system protein GspG, with product MNKQNNPPYWIGYFCLLPLIGAFIGIALIYMGISRYKSKPLVAIGFAGVMITVVTYYFIFYDMRYGANTARGYAKLSQMQINSLANSVEYYKVKRGVYPDSLEQLKEMDPLIDISDPLLLRRMDKNFNANFYYEKAGGKYILLSIGIDGVAHTADDIYPVADSSSNLEINQ
- a CDS encoding SusD/RagB family nutrient-binding outer membrane lipoprotein, which gives rise to MKTINNRLFLIILSAAAVFAGCKKGYLDVNKDPNRVTDDNITAQLIFPQAAHATGARSASGNFRFLENWMGYWASAGDYAIQQDETSYNIDFSFADALWQNQYNVLYDLNRVKVKAQPNGDSLLAGAAMVLSAKLFQDLVDMYGNIPYSQAFQNDKYTQPVYDNAKDVYDALQKSLDSAILYFKQAPRASFTNADVVNNGNITLWVKFANTLKLRLLIRQSQVSGFNPAAEIAKIVANGGVLHSGESIDVNPGYSNALNKQSPFYANYGLTPTNADASPSTRANTYFVNLLNSTADPRLARVFKTPANGGAISGNVYGLAAGNPAGAATSAVGPGLARDATQSQWILTSVESMFLEAEAIARGWMTGDAKVAYENAVRESFIWLGVPNAVAAANTYLTTQAIADWDNAGATPLSKAKFIAYQKYIALGGINPLETWSDLRRLDMIPNKGYISVNPARLANSLPVRLLYAQSEYTTNSANVNAQGKVDQFTSKLFWQP
- a CDS encoding BT_3987 domain-containing protein → MKLSIRLISLLALFLSLGIGMVSCLKDKDYDDGLIQSTHGSNPKMIEVKVNASSASNFLGLVFDPVNRDTTLNFIPVNLATANSAPEDIKVTLTQKNSLVTDYNAANGTDYQIPTANMFTVLNAGNVVTIPQGSHTGYLQVKFKPSDFAGAWALGYQITAVDKSGYTISGNLSSGIVAIVAKNQYDGLYTSVGYFEHPTSPRAIDLEDLALTTVNANTVNRLIGDLGAASGSMNITVNANNTVTITPGAGNTGTVASIANLPTVGIYNNTYDPATHTFYLRYGYPNPGPTRIVTEVVTLQ
- a CDS encoding SusC/RagA family TonB-linked outer membrane protein; the protein is MRKVLLLPVVLLWCIMVLAQNKVLTGRVTDEKGDPIPFASVKINGTTTGVAADDNGFFRISAPDNAVLEVSASGYTTRVFNSAGQGATLTITLTKSNEELAAVIVTTGLGIKRQAKELGYAATSLTNRTIVQGKAVNVAQALNGKVSGVSVATTNSGVFENAKINIRGIRSLTGNNQPMLVIDGAPTPLGYLSSIPPDDIQDLTVLKSAASAAIYGPDAVNGVILVTTKKGASKKISVTINSTVQAARVAYFPKLQDQFGAGAGEVVDQFGNFGYVPYENQQYGPRFDGTMQDIGVAIEDGSIQRGPYSNLYAKDKKKFWNTGITYQNSVSLAGEDFFVSIQDAKIKGLMPQDENRRTSIRFNGGKKYGNLSVNYGINYVLQNYEVVNEAGMANLFPAYNGSIFFTVLQTPGNVPLTSYKNWRDDKFAQYSNYYNEYAVNPYWVIGNLRQKGREDDLIGNLDVSYQFWPWLKGTARVSTNLAFTNFKNTTAPVVVSDWAVAHRNATQFTNRPGSVFDDQAQTSTINLDYFLNGDKDINKDFNIRYLAGGMVRNNRSKDVSLGGNNLVVPYLYNVAVRSGDANVPLYPSNANTESRLLSAYGSIGINFRDWAFLEVTGRNDWDSRLLQTNRSFFYPGINGAVVLSDAIPGIKNSEIINFAKVRAAYSKSGNVNIPVYSLQATYSQPGGFPYGNVAGFTANQTIPNPNLKPEFVKTFEVGAELGFLKNRINVEATYFNQKSDNQILQVSQSSTTGYTIGLANAASFKNYGVELDLGLNPVVNIGKGRIDLKVNATYNDNEVLSTLNNIPVVIGGNSGFLQNSVSSPTANNIAVVGKPAFSFQLTDYVRDSLGRVIVDAKTGYPSQASELVVKGRSLPLWVVGISPSYTLGNFSVSMTWEYKGGHNFYSGLGSDEDFAGISARSADYGRERFVFPNSSVWDGSKYVPNTNIQVQDGNYSFWTGAALNTAIATNYFASAAAWRLREVNISYVLPLKWFGNQTILKKVTVSAIGRNLLLFVPKSNQWGDPEFNYSSTGNTFGLSSSFQSPASRLFGGSIAVQF